The region CAGTTGCAAAGGGAGCAGAAAAATCAATGCTTTTTGAAGGTATTGACGCTACTGATGTTCATGGTGATTCTGGAATGGATGGATACACTTTTGAAGAACCTTCATCTAAACCAATTGAAAAAAAAGCAATAGATGCAATGAGAGATGTAATTTTAAGTTCTAATGAACCAGTAACAATTGCTACTTTAGGATCTTTAACTAATGTTGCATTACTATTATTAGTTCATCCTGAAGTTAAAATTAACATTAAAGAAATTGTGATGATGGGTGGTAGCTTCACTGGAGGTAATACAACTTCAAGTGCTGAATTTAATGTATATAATGACCCTCATGCAACAAAAATTGTATTTGAATCTGGGGTTAAAATTACTGTACAAAGTTTAGATATAACAAGAAGATGCTTAGTATCACCAGAAGCTTTATTAAGCATGAAAAATGGTACTAAAATCTCAAGCATGTGTTACGCACTTTTTGAAAATTATAGAAGTGAAGGTGTAGCAAAAGGTTTAATGATGCATGATTCAACAGTTATTGCATATTTAATTAATCCAGAAATATTTAAATATGAAGAAAAATATGTAGATGTAATTATAGAAGGACCAGCTATTGGAACATTTGTTACAGATTATTACACAAATATAAATAAAGATAAAATGCCTAATGTGAAATATGTAGTAGATGTAAATGAGAAAGAATTTGAAAATTGGTTAATTAATAAGTTAAGATAAAGGGGTATAAATAAGAACATATACCGATAAACTAGACACAAAAATGTGAAAAGTTTGGAGGTACATTTTTTTATTATTTAGGAAATTAGAACTCTAATAAGATGTATATGATTTTATTGATTAATATAAAGCGCAACAACAGTTTATAAAAAATAAAATTAATAAGTAAATTTGAGTAATACAAAAATACCTATTTAAATAATAGGCCATTAGGGTTATAGAATTTATGAATAGGAGGTCCAATAGAATTATTTATAAAGAGTTCATAAGCTTCAAGATAAATATCACAATTAGGACAGATAAAAGGATCAAAGCCCCAAATAGCTTTAAAGTTCTTTCTAAAAAGAGAAGGAACTTTTTTAAGTTTAGACTTAAATAAAGTAAGAGCTAACTTTAACTTACTAGATTTTCTTCTAGCATAGAAGCCAAATCTATTAATCATCTTAAAATGTTTATATGGTAAATGAAAAAGTAATTTAGCAACAAAATCTTGAATAGTTAATTTATGGTAAGAGATTTTCTTATTATTGGCTAAATCATTAAACATAAAAGTGACAATATTCTTTTTAATATTAATATCAACAATTTTATACTCAGCAATAGGAACTCTAGCTAAATATCTACCAAGGTATTTAATAATACCTTTAGGGTTATTAACATCATTATCACCAACATTAAAGAAGAATCTAACATCTTCTTTAATCATTTTAGAAGTCATATTTAAAGCATTATTGATTAGCAATAGAATTAACATGAAAATAATTAAGTTTTTTAAAGATAAAATTTTTGTTTAATCCCCCAAGAGAAACGATATAAATGACATCAGAATCAGTAAAGAATTTATTATTAGATTTAGGTATATATATTTTTCTTTTCTTTTTATCATGAATATTATGGAATTGATATTTGAAAATATTATTAATATCAGCAGCTAATCTAGAAAGAATAGTTTTATCATAAGCAATAAATTTTCTAAATTGTTGAGGAATATTAATTAATTGATTAGTGATGGAGTTAGTCCATTTAATATAGTAATAATAACCACAAGAATTACATAATCTAGATTTACAAGTAAGTTTCATTTTATGTTGAAAGTTACAGATATGACATCTAGATGAATTTGATTTTAGATGTCATGTTTATCACTCCTTTCTGTTATTTTTGTTTGGTGATTAAATTATACAGAAAAGAAAGAGGTGATTCAAGGATTTTTTAAAATCCCGAATCACCTTTTTTTATAATTTAATTGTTTTAATAACATCTTTAAGTACGTTTTTAGTGTTTTCTAATTTTTCTTTTTCACTTTCTTCAAATTCTGGACATATTTTTAAATGTTGTCCATTTCTTCCAACTACATTTGGAACAGAGTAATATACATCCTCAAGTTGGTTATAAGTTGAAATAGTTAAAATACAATTTTCATCTCTTAATATAGCTTCAACTATTCTTCTAATAGCCATACCTATAGCATAGTTTGTATAACCTTTTCTAGAAATAATTTCATATGCGGCGTCTCTAACTTTATGATGGATTTTTTCTTTTAACTCTATTGCATTTTTTGCTTCTCGAGCACAGAAATCATCAAAACTTAATGGTCCTATATTTGCTGATGACCAAACAGGGAATTCAGAATCTCCATGTTCACCTATAATATATGCGTGAATATTTCTAGCATCTAAATCAAATTCTTCTGCAAGATAATATCTTAATCTTGAAGTATCTAGAACTGTTCCAGTTCCTATTACTTTGTGAGAAGGGAAACCAGATAACTTATATGCAACCCAAGTTAAAATGTCAACTGGATTTGATGCTATAAGTAATACAGCATTTGGAGAGTAACGAGTAACTTGAGGTATAATAGTCTTGAATATTTCAACGTTTTTGTTTACTAAATCAAGTCTTGTTTCTCCTGGTTTTTGATTAGCACCTGCTGTTACTATAACAATGTCAGAATCTTGTGTATCTTTATAGTCTCCTGAAATTATTTCACAAGTTTTAATAAAAGCTGCACCATGGGCAATGTCTAGAACTTCTCCCATTGCTTTTTCTTTGTTTACATCTACTAAAACTACATGTGAAGCTAGACCTGATAAAACAATAGATAATGTTGTAGCAGATCCAACAAATCCAGCACCTATTATAGATACTTTTGTATTTTTTTTCATATATATTCCTCCTAATTTAATTTCTCTAATATTTCGTTTGGTATATTAAAGTTTGAATAAATGTTTTGTACATCTTCGTTATCTTCTAAAGCATCATAAAGATCCATAATGCTTTTAGCAGTATCGATATCATTTATTAATATTTCACTTTGTGGATACATTCCTATTTCTGATTCAATTGGAATTAAATTGTTATCTTTTAATATGTTTAGGATATTTTCCATATCTTTATCTTCTGTTAAAACAATTATTTCATTTTCTTTTTCAATTACATCAAGAGCTCCAGCTGTAATTCCAATTTCAAGTAAATTTTCAAAGTCATTTTCTTTATTAAAAGTAATAATACCTCTTCTATCAAACATAAAAGAGACTGATCCATCAGACCCAAGATTTCCATCATTTCTTGAAAAATTCATTCTAACTGAAGATGCACTTCTATTTTTATTATCTGTAACTACATCTACTATGAATGCAACACCTGCAGCTCCATAACCTTCATAACGAATTTCAATGTATTCTACACCTTCTAATTCACCAGTTCCTTTTTTAATTGCTTTTTCTATTACATCTTTAGAAACATTTGCTGCTTTGGCTTTATCTATTGCAAGTCTAAGTCTTGGGTTAAAATCAGGATTTCCTCCTCCCACTCTTGAAGCGACAGTAATTTCCTTACCAAGTCTTGTAAATAGTTTTCCACGAATTTTATCTTGTCTACCTTTTCTATGTTGTATATTTGCCCATTTACTATGTCCAGCCATGTTAAAAAATTCCCTTCATTTTTGATTAAATTATAGCATATTTATAAATAGTTCTTCAAGTTGTATATGTATTAATAAATATGGTATAATCTTAAAAAGAAAAGAGGTGTGACATGAGAGTTATAGGAATAGATCCTGGAACAGCTATAATTGGGTATTCAATTATAGATTCAAAAAATGGTAAAACAGAATTAATTGATTATGGTTGTATTTATACAGATAAAGATTTACCTATGCCTGAAAGATTGGAACAAATTTATCTCAAATTAGAAATTTTATTTAATATGTATAAACCTGATCATATGGCAATAGAAGAATTATTTTTCTTTAAAAATCAAAAAACAATAATTACAGTTGCCCAAGCAAGAGGAGTAATTGTTACTAAAGCTCAAATGTCAGGTATAGAAATTTTTAATTATACACCATTACAAGTTAAAACTGGAATTACAGGGTATGGAAGAGCAGAAAAAAAACAAGTACAAGAGATGGTAAAAATTATACTTAAACTAGATGAAATTCCAAAACCAGATGATGCTGCCGACGCTATTGCTATAGCAATAAATCATTTAAATACTATAAGAGGTGTTGGAGCATTGTTAAATAATCAAAGAGATAGAGTTAATAAAGTTACTCAAATAATTGAGAAAAATAAAGGTAAAAATAAAAATGTCATTAGTATTGAAGATTATAAAAATATATTGAAAAAGAAGAAGTGAGGTAAGATGAAAGAATTATTTAAAATAAAAGAAGAGATAGATAAATATGATAACATAATTTTATCAGCGCACGTTAATCCAGATGGAGATGCATTTGGTGCTTTATTTGCATTTAAATTTATGATAGAAAAATACAATAGTAATAAAAAAGTAGATATAGTAGTTCAATATGAACTTCCAAGATTTATTCAAAAATTTGAAGAGAGTAAATACATAAAGGATACTATCGATGAAAATGTTGAATTAGTAATTATGCTTGATACTGCTAACATTGATAGAGCAGCAATAGATAAAAAAGTATTTGAAATTGCAAAACAAACTATAAATATAGATCATCATGTAAGTAATACAAGATATTTAAACATTAATTATGTTGAAGATATTTCTTCTACCAGTGAATTATTATATAAATTTATAGATGTTTTTAATATTGAACTTGATGAAAGAATTGCAAAGTTTATGTATCTTGGAATAATAAATGATACCGGAATTTTTAAACATTCAAATGTAACTGAAGATACATTTATGGTTTCATCAAAACTTATGAAAGTTGGAGTAGACAATAGAGAAATAACTAATATACTTTTTTCAAAAACAAGAGAAAAAGTAAAAGTTTTTGGTAAAGCATTAGTTGAATATAAATACTTTGAAGATGTAAGATTTGCATATTTCTACATTACCCAAGAGGAAATGAATAGAATGGAAATTGGTGAAGAAGATACAGATGGGATTTCTGAGTTATTATTAAGTATTGAGGATGTTGATGTAGCATTATTTGTTAGAGAAGATAAAGAAGGAAGATTAAAAGGAAGTTTTAGATCAAAAAATGTTAATGTAAATAAAATAGCTTCAAACTTTAATGGTGGTGGTCATATACTTGCAGCGGGATTTAAATTTGAAGGTGAAATAAAGTATGTAGTTGATAAAGTACTAAATGAATTAAGAGGTATAAAGTAATGAAAAAATTTTTTTTAATACCTATATTATTCTTAATTATATCTTGTTCTGGAATAACACCTATTTCAAAATATCATATTAAAGAAATTGCAAGTATTGCTAGTGAGAAAATTTTAAATGAAAATTTTGAAAATGTAAAATATAGGGATATGAGAATATATAAAAAAGGGTATGGAACATGGTATATTAGTGCATATGGAGATTTTGCAATATATTTTTTAGAAATAGATGAAGATGGAAATGTAACTAAATATGAAAAAATAAATTACACAGAATAAAGCTAGTATTTACTAGCTTTTTTAGTATCTAAAAAACTTGATTCTTCATAAAAAAGTGTTGACAATTATTTTTTTAATTTGGTATAATAATAAAAATTACGGTGAATTCTAAGTATGACTGTAATGATTAAGGAGGAAAAATTATGTCAATTAGAAAGATTATTCAAGTTGATGAAAAAGTGCCAGCTAAATTATTAGTGCCACTAAGTTTACAACACACATTTGCAATGTTCGGTGCCTCAGTGCTAGTACCTATTATTTTTGGAATTGATACAGGTATAGTACTATTAATGAATGGTATTGGTACATTGCTTTTTATTTTAATTACTAAAGGGAAAGCACCAGCTTATCTAGGTTCAAGTTTTGCTTTCTTAGCACCAGCAGGAATGGTTATAGCTAATATGGGATATGAATATGCTTTAGGAGGATTCGTATTCGTAGGATTAGTTGGATGTATAATTGCAGGAATAATATATAAATTTGGAACTGCATGGATTAATGTAATATTACCACCAGCTGCTATGGGTTCAGTAGTTGCTTTAATAGGTTTTGAATTAGCAAGAATTACTATAACAGGTGGAAAAATTGGAGCTAATATTATGACAGATTCTTCAACAATAAATGATAAGATAGTTTTTGGAGTAACTTTATCTGTAGCAATATTAGGTTCAGTATTATTTAGAAAATTCTTTGCAACTATACCGATTTTAATAGCAATTATTGTAGGGTATATTACATCAATATATTTAGGAATGGTTGATTTTTCAGTAGTAACTAGTACACCATTATTTACTATCCCTAAATTCCAAATGGCTAAATTTAATGTTACAGCTATATTAACAATGTTACCTGTAATATTTGTTATAGTATCTGAACATATTTCGCACCAAGTAGTTACAAGTAGAATTATAAATAGAGATTTAATTAAAGATCCAGGATTACATAAGAGTTTATTTGCTGATAACTTCTCTACTATGTTATCAGGGTTTGTAGGAGGAGTACCAACTACAACATATGGAGAAAATATAGGAGTTATGGCAATTACTGGAGTATATAGTGTACAAGTTATTAAAGGTGCAGCAATAATCTCAATTTGTATGGCATTTATTGGGCCATTCTCAGCATTAATTCAATCTATACCAGGAAATGTAATAGGAGGAGTTACTTTCTTACTATATGGTATGATAGGATCATCTGGGTTAAGATTACTAGTTGAAGAAAAAGTAAACTTCAATAAACCACAAAATCTAATATTAACATCAGTTACATTTATAGCTGGATTATCTGGATTACAAATCCAAATGTTTGATATAACATTCCAAGGTATGAATTTAGCAGCAATAATAGGTATTGTAATAAGTTTATTATTCTATGTATTTGATAAATTTAATATTATGAATGAAAAATGGAATGAAGAAGTAGATATATAATGTAGATATATAATTTTAAAAAGGAGGAAATATATTTCCTCCTTTCTTTTTTTATGATATAATAAATACATAATAAAAATATGGAGTTATGATATGAAAAAAATATTATGTATTGATGGTGGAGGAGCTAGAGGGATATATGCAGCCACAGTAATAATGAAAATAGAAGAGAAATACAATATAAAGTTTTCTGAATTTTTTGATGTTTTTTATGGTGTAAGTACTGGTTCATTAATTGCAAGTATGTTATATTTAGGGTATTCTGGAAAAGAAATTTGTGAGAATTATAAAAAATATAGTAATTTAATTTTTACAGATAGTGCAAGTTATGATGTATTTGATACTGGAGCATTAAAGATGATAGTTACTGATATTTTAAAAGGTAAAAAAATAGAAAGAAAAGATAAAGAAGTATATGTATTTACATATAATATTATTAAATCTAAAGCTGAAATTGTTAATTTATCTGAAGTAAATGAAACAGGAGAATATATACTTGCAAGTTGCGCAGCTCCAGGATTTTTTAATCCTGTAGAAATAAATAATGATAAATTTATAGATGGAAGTATTTTGGCTAGAAATCCTTCAATATATGCGTTCAATAATGAATTATCTAAGGGAGTTAAAGTAAAAGATATGTCATTTATGAGTATAGGTTGTATACAAGGAAATTTAGATAAAAGTATTGCTCAAGATTTTATATTAAATTTCAAAAAATTATTAGGTATAGGTAATGTACTTAAAAAATTTGATAAAAAATTAAATATGCTTTATATGTTAGAAAAAACTTTATATCATGCAATAGATTCATCAATAGATGTTAATGATGAATTATTAGAGAGAATTTTCGAAAAAGAAGGTAAATATTTAAAACAAGATTTTAAAACAAAAGAATATACTTCAATAAATAAGATGCCGCCAACTTTATTTGCTGCATCTATGAGAGACTTTAAAAATAAATTATATTCTGAAAAATATGATGAATTCTTTATAGAAAAAACAATGACAGATAAGTTTAAAGAATATATTTTTGGTAAAAAACAAGTAGAGCTATCAAATGAAATTTGGGAAGAAGAAAAAGTAAAAGTTGAAGAAAAAAATGAAATAGTAAATGAAAAACAAAATCATAAAATTATTGAAATTATAAAGAATTATAGAGAGAGATAAAGAAAGAGTTTATCTTTCTTTTTTATTTACAACAAAAAAAAATTATGTTATAATATTTTTGTAAGCAAATACTTTTGCTATCAAAATATTTGGAGGTCAAACTAAATGAAAAAACTAGTATTATTCATGACAATTTTAATCACAAATTTAATGTTTGCGAGTGGTGTTGTTAATGTCTACACATCAAGACATTATGATTCAGATAAATCAATTTATTTAGAATTTGAAAAACAAACTGGAATTAAAGTAAATATTGTACAAAATAATGATGTATCAGCTTTAATTAAAAGATTAGAACTTGAAGGTAAATCAACAGATGCAGATGTATTTATAACTGTTGGTGTAGGAGACTTATACACAGCGAAAATGAAAAATTTACTTCAACCTATTACTTCAAAAAAAGTATTAAAAAATGTTCCAGCTAATTTTAGAGATAAATCTAATAATTGGGTTGGATTAACATATAGAGCACGTATATTTGTATATAACCCTGAAAAAGTTAAACCGAGTGAATTATCTACTTATGAAGCTTTAGCAGATAAAAAATGGGATAATAGAGTACTTACAAGAAGTTCTTCTAGTTCATATAACAAGCACTTAATAGCATTTATGATAGCTAAAAATGGAGAAAAAGAAACTATGGATTGGGCTACAAAACTTGCTAATAACTTTGCAAGAGACCCAAAAGGAAATGATAGAGATCAAGCTAAAGCAGTGCTTGCAGGTGTTGGAGATGTAGCGATAATGAACAGTTATTACATGGGTAGAATGACTGACTCTAAAGATCCTTTAGAAAGAGAAGTTGCTTCAAAATTAAAAATATTCTTCCCTAATCAAAAAGATGGTGGAACACATATAAATCTTTCAGGAGCAGGGATTACAAAATATAGTAAAAATAAAGAGAATGCAGTTAAATTTATTGAATTTTTAACTGATCAATATGCACAAATGATATATTCACATGAAAATTATGAATATCCAGTTAACCCTAGAACACAAATGAGTCCAGTAGTTAAATCTTGGGGTAATTTTAAACCTTCTAAAATTGACTTTGATAAAATAGGTCAAAATTTAGAAAAAGCAAAATTTGTTGCGGATACGGCAAATTGGAAATAAGAAAAATTAATGTTTGGAAAATACTATCATATATATTTATAGGGCTAATAATTAGCCCTATAATATATATATTTACAAATAGTTTCAAACCTAATAGTGAATTAACTAATCACATATTTGAATTCTTATTAAAAGAGTATATGCTAAATACATTAATGATTTTAATTCCTACAATAATTTTAACATTGTTAATTGGAGTAGGATTAGCATATTTTGAAACTTTTTATGATTTTAAATTTAGAAAATTTTTTAGATATACCAATTTTTTATCTTTTGCAATACCTAGTTATTTATTTGCATATATTTATGTTGATTTTTTAACAGGATCTTTGCATATTTTTCTAAAAAAATATGATATGAATATATACCTAGATATTGCAAATATTAAAGGAGCAATATTTATATTATCTATATCATTTTATCCATATGTATATATTACTTCTAGAGCATATATGAAAAGAATATCAATGGATCTAATATATTCATCAAAACTACTGGGACAAAGTACTTTTCAAACTTTTTATAAAGTGATTTTACCTGTATCTAGACCAGCTATAATCACAGGATTGATGTTAGTAATTATGGAAACATTAAATGCATTTGGGGTACCTTTTTTCTTTGGAATTAGAGTATTTAGTACAGGTATATATGATAGTTGGATTAACTATTATGATTTAGATGGTGCAAATAAATTATCTATTATTTTAATAGGAATAGTAATACTATTCTTATTTTTAGAA is a window of Streptobacillus canis DNA encoding:
- a CDS encoding nucleoside hydrolase; this encodes MEKRIPLIIDTDPGIDDAAAIICAINSEDKLDIKLITTVFGNVSLEKTTNNVLKILEFMERSIPVAKGAEKSMLFEGIDATDVHGDSGMDGYTFEEPSSKPIEKKAIDAMRDVILSSNEPVTIATLGSLTNVALLLLVHPEVKINIKEIVMMGGSFTGGNTTSSAEFNVYNDPHATKIVFESGVKITVQSLDITRRCLVSPEALLSMKNGTKISSMCYALFENYRSEGVAKGLMMHDSTVIAYLINPEIFKYEEKYVDVIIEGPAIGTFVTDYYTNINKDKMPNVKYVVDVNEKEFENWLINKLR
- a CDS encoding transposase yields the protein MTSKMIKEDVRFFFNVGDNDVNNPKGIIKYLGRYLARVPIAEYKIVDINIKKNIVTFMFNDLANNKKISYHKLTIQDFVAKLLFHLPYKHFKMINRFGFYARRKSSKLKLALTLFKSKLKKVPSLFRKNFKAIWGFDPFICPNCDIYLEAYELFINNSIGPPIHKFYNPNGLLFK
- a CDS encoding L-lactate dehydrogenase, with the protein product MKKNTKVSIIGAGFVGSATTLSIVLSGLASHVVLVDVNKEKAMGEVLDIAHGAAFIKTCEIISGDYKDTQDSDIVIVTAGANQKPGETRLDLVNKNVEIFKTIIPQVTRYSPNAVLLIASNPVDILTWVAYKLSGFPSHKVIGTGTVLDTSRLRYYLAEEFDLDARNIHAYIIGEHGDSEFPVWSSANIGPLSFDDFCAREAKNAIELKEKIHHKVRDAAYEIISRKGYTNYAIGMAIRRIVEAILRDENCILTISTYNQLEDVYYSVPNVVGRNGQHLKICPEFEESEKEKLENTKNVLKDVIKTIKL
- a CDS encoding YebC/PmpR family DNA-binding transcriptional regulator yields the protein MAGHSKWANIQHRKGRQDKIRGKLFTRLGKEITVASRVGGGNPDFNPRLRLAIDKAKAANVSKDVIEKAIKKGTGELEGVEYIEIRYEGYGAAGVAFIVDVVTDNKNRSASSVRMNFSRNDGNLGSDGSVSFMFDRRGIITFNKENDFENLLEIGITAGALDVIEKENEIIVLTEDKDMENILNILKDNNLIPIESEIGMYPQSEILINDIDTAKSIMDLYDALEDNEDVQNIYSNFNIPNEILEKLN
- the ruvC gene encoding crossover junction endodeoxyribonuclease RuvC is translated as MRVIGIDPGTAIIGYSIIDSKNGKTELIDYGCIYTDKDLPMPERLEQIYLKLEILFNMYKPDHMAIEELFFFKNQKTIITVAQARGVIVTKAQMSGIEIFNYTPLQVKTGITGYGRAEKKQVQEMVKIILKLDEIPKPDDAADAIAIAINHLNTIRGVGALLNNQRDRVNKVTQIIEKNKGKNKNVISIEDYKNILKKKK
- a CDS encoding DHH family phosphoesterase; translation: MKELFKIKEEIDKYDNIILSAHVNPDGDAFGALFAFKFMIEKYNSNKKVDIVVQYELPRFIQKFEESKYIKDTIDENVELVIMLDTANIDRAAIDKKVFEIAKQTINIDHHVSNTRYLNINYVEDISSTSELLYKFIDVFNIELDERIAKFMYLGIINDTGIFKHSNVTEDTFMVSSKLMKVGVDNREITNILFSKTREKVKVFGKALVEYKYFEDVRFAYFYITQEEMNRMEIGEEDTDGISELLLSIEDVDVALFVREDKEGRLKGSFRSKNVNVNKIASNFNGGGHILAAGFKFEGEIKYVVDKVLNELRGIK
- the uraA gene encoding uracil permease produces the protein MSIRKIIQVDEKVPAKLLVPLSLQHTFAMFGASVLVPIIFGIDTGIVLLMNGIGTLLFILITKGKAPAYLGSSFAFLAPAGMVIANMGYEYALGGFVFVGLVGCIIAGIIYKFGTAWINVILPPAAMGSVVALIGFELARITITGGKIGANIMTDSSTINDKIVFGVTLSVAILGSVLFRKFFATIPILIAIIVGYITSIYLGMVDFSVVTSTPLFTIPKFQMAKFNVTAILTMLPVIFVIVSEHISHQVVTSRIINRDLIKDPGLHKSLFADNFSTMLSGFVGGVPTTTYGENIGVMAITGVYSVQVIKGAAIISICMAFIGPFSALIQSIPGNVIGGVTFLLYGMIGSSGLRLLVEEKVNFNKPQNLILTSVTFIAGLSGLQIQMFDITFQGMNLAAIIGIVISLLFYVFDKFNIMNEKWNEEVDI
- a CDS encoding patatin-like phospholipase family protein; translation: MKKILCIDGGGARGIYAATVIMKIEEKYNIKFSEFFDVFYGVSTGSLIASMLYLGYSGKEICENYKKYSNLIFTDSASYDVFDTGALKMIVTDILKGKKIERKDKEVYVFTYNIIKSKAEIVNLSEVNETGEYILASCAAPGFFNPVEINNDKFIDGSILARNPSIYAFNNELSKGVKVKDMSFMSIGCIQGNLDKSIAQDFILNFKKLLGIGNVLKKFDKKLNMLYMLEKTLYHAIDSSIDVNDELLERIFEKEGKYLKQDFKTKEYTSINKMPPTLFAASMRDFKNKLYSEKYDEFFIEKTMTDKFKEYIFGKKQVELSNEIWEEEKVKVEEKNEIVNEKQNHKIIEIIKNYRER
- a CDS encoding Fe(3+) ABC transporter substrate-binding protein produces the protein MKKLVLFMTILITNLMFASGVVNVYTSRHYDSDKSIYLEFEKQTGIKVNIVQNNDVSALIKRLELEGKSTDADVFITVGVGDLYTAKMKNLLQPITSKKVLKNVPANFRDKSNNWVGLTYRARIFVYNPEKVKPSELSTYEALADKKWDNRVLTRSSSSSYNKHLIAFMIAKNGEKETMDWATKLANNFARDPKGNDRDQAKAVLAGVGDVAIMNSYYMGRMTDSKDPLEREVASKLKIFFPNQKDGGTHINLSGAGITKYSKNKENAVKFIEFLTDQYAQMIYSHENYEYPVNPRTQMSPVVKSWGNFKPSKIDFDKIGQNLEKAKFVADTANWK